A section of the Arcobacter roscoffensis genome encodes:
- a CDS encoding efflux RND transporter permease subunit, whose protein sequence is MFDKLLRFFVNNSRVNYTLFILVFAIGVWSYNKTAKEIFPSFELDMISIRGSYTGASVDILDRMAVAEIEDNLKNIDSVDNMTTVISPGRFSIVLELKKGKDRYNEANKIKDTIALVKSNLPSDMDEPSVNVLERSRSVVDISLTSAKYNTDELKPFADNLKSKILSIEGINDITIYGDSDKYFEVLLNDKKIEALGLNKNEIFNTISNISYIFPVGKIEDPKKHYYISTYNGAKNAIDFANTLIKINDKNIYIKDIATIAKKYQDASTLYSFNGKNALSLAIEQTDSADALTIVTQIKKLLPNLEKQNPDINITIADDNSERIADRLNIVVSNILLGIILITILVMILINFRMSIIIAVGIPTSFVIAAIYMYFSGYTINMISLVGVLIAIGIVVDDAIVVSENIQQHIEEGHPPKQAAIMGASEMVKPVTIASLTTLFSFLPILMISGTMGEVMKLIPIALSALVVASLIESFLFLPIHAAHTLKNGAKVTSWEKANKVYNAIIHFFMNWKKTFLTIFIIMVPLLTFYEFTSSKFQLFPKFDASDVKLTLKANANTTLEESFRIVQEIEQEFMKKEEEFSIKSIDSVAGFRRDVGGNSENFPYVMYMTVELKKLKPSNILDKYVTPNLSFYYDEEGRDRTEKSKKIASKIKKFIEKKKFKEKYNLEEISVLERKVGPVKSDIKIGLVSNDNQKIIKTIEELHNQIKSFEGIKSVSNSLKFGIDEIKLKVNNYGESLGLTESFVGSYLSNLYLLKKKGVSFDEKEMLDIKIKSQNKDDFESFKNTQIPLNDGTNVLLYEVVEINTLRAFEQLIKDQGEKNFYIYANVDPDIITASEVLEKIQATLDKIEENGIRIILKGEAEKKKNLKNDMLLATALALVLIMLSMLYLFNSFRETFIVMSIIPFSILGVLIGHKIMGLNLSMPSMIGALGLAGVVINDGIIMMTYLKKAKTLNEIFQRATKRFRPIIITTVTTLIGMSSLIFFPTGQAVIFQPIAISLGFGLLWGTILNLIYLPVLYTITHKLRKSKA, encoded by the coding sequence ATGTTTGATAAATTACTTAGATTTTTTGTTAATAATTCAAGAGTAAACTACACACTTTTTATTTTAGTTTTTGCCATAGGAGTTTGGTCTTATAACAAAACGGCAAAAGAGATTTTCCCTAGCTTTGAACTTGATATGATTTCAATTAGAGGTTCATATACTGGTGCTTCTGTTGATATTCTCGATAGAATGGCAGTTGCTGAGATTGAAGATAATCTAAAAAATATTGATAGTGTTGATAATATGACAACAGTCATATCTCCTGGTCGATTTTCTATTGTATTAGAGCTTAAAAAAGGAAAAGACAGATACAATGAAGCCAATAAAATAAAAGATACAATAGCACTTGTAAAATCAAATCTACCATCAGATATGGATGAACCAAGTGTAAATGTACTAGAAAGAAGTAGATCGGTTGTTGATATATCTTTAACTTCAGCAAAATACAATACTGATGAGTTAAAACCCTTTGCTGATAATCTAAAAAGTAAAATCTTAAGTATTGAAGGCATAAATGATATTACTATTTATGGGGATTCGGATAAGTATTTTGAGGTACTTCTAAATGATAAAAAGATTGAAGCCTTAGGTTTAAATAAAAATGAAATTTTTAATACAATATCAAATATCTCATATATTTTTCCAGTAGGAAAAATAGAAGACCCTAAAAAACACTATTATATCTCCACATATAATGGTGCAAAAAATGCAATAGATTTTGCAAATACCTTAATCAAAATAAATGATAAAAATATATACATAAAAGATATTGCTACTATTGCAAAAAAATATCAAGACGCTTCTACTCTTTATTCATTTAATGGTAAAAATGCCTTATCTCTAGCAATTGAGCAAACTGATAGCGCTGATGCCTTGACAATAGTAACTCAAATCAAAAAACTACTTCCTAATTTAGAGAAGCAAAACCCAGATATAAATATCACTATAGCAGATGATAATAGTGAAAGAATTGCTGATAGATTAAATATTGTTGTATCAAATATTCTTTTAGGAATTATACTTATTACTATTTTAGTAATGATTTTGATTAACTTTAGAATGTCAATAATTATAGCTGTTGGTATTCCAACATCCTTTGTAATTGCTGCTATTTATATGTATTTTAGTGGATATACAATAAATATGATTTCACTTGTTGGGGTTTTAATAGCTATTGGTATTGTAGTTGATGATGCTATTGTTGTAAGTGAAAATATTCAACAACATATAGAAGAAGGCCATCCACCTAAGCAAGCAGCTATTATGGGTGCAAGTGAGATGGTAAAACCTGTAACTATTGCTTCACTTACAACTCTTTTCTCATTTTTACCTATTTTAATGATTAGTGGAACTATGGGAGAGGTGATGAAACTAATTCCTATTGCCTTAAGTGCTTTAGTTGTAGCTTCACTAATTGAGTCATTTTTATTTTTACCTATTCATGCAGCGCATACTTTAAAAAACGGTGCTAAAGTTACATCATGGGAAAAAGCAAATAAAGTTTACAATGCCATTATTCACTTCTTTATGAACTGGAAAAAGACATTTTTAACTATATTTATTATTATGGTTCCCCTATTAACTTTCTATGAATTTACAAGTTCTAAATTTCAACTATTCCCTAAATTTGATGCCTCAGATGTAAAACTTACACTAAAAGCAAATGCAAATACTACACTAGAAGAATCGTTTAGAATAGTTCAAGAAATTGAGCAAGAGTTTATGAAAAAAGAAGAAGAGTTTTCTATAAAAAGTATTGACTCTGTTGCAGGTTTTAGACGAGATGTAGGAGGAAATAGCGAAAATTTTCCTTATGTTATGTATATGACTGTTGAACTTAAGAAGCTAAAACCATCTAATATTTTAGATAAATATGTAACTCCAAATTTGAGTTTTTATTATGATGAAGAAGGTCGAGATAGAACTGAAAAATCTAAAAAAATTGCTTCAAAAATAAAGAAATTTATTGAGAAGAAAAAGTTTAAAGAAAAATATAATTTAGAAGAGATTTCAGTATTAGAAAGAAAAGTAGGTCCTGTAAAATCAGATATAAAAATAGGATTAGTTTCAAATGATAATCAAAAAATCATAAAAACAATTGAAGAGTTACATAATCAAATAAAAAGTTTTGAAGGAATAAAATCTGTATCTAACTCTTTAAAATTTGGTATTGATGAAATAAAACTAAAAGTAAACAACTATGGAGAATCACTTGGACTTACTGAATCATTTGTAGGTTCATACCTTTCAAATCTTTATTTATTAAAGAAAAAAGGTGTGAGTTTTGATGAAAAAGAGATGTTAGATATTAAAATCAAATCACAAAATAAAGATGATTTTGAAAGCTTTAAAAATACTCAAATTCCTTTAAATGATGGAACAAATGTACTTTTATATGAAGTTGTAGAAATAAACACTTTAAGAGCCTTTGAACAACTTATTAAAGACCAAGGGGAAAAGAACTTCTATATTTATGCAAATGTAGACCCTGATATTATTACAGCATCAGAAGTACTTGAAAAGATACAAGCAACACTTGATAAAATAGAAGAAAATGGTATTAGAATAATTCTAAAAGGTGAAGCTGAAAAGAAAAAGAATCTTAAAAATGATATGCTCTTAGCAACTGCTTTAGCACTTGTTTTAATAATGCTTTCAATGCTTTATTTATTTAACTCATTTAGAGAAACTTTTATAGTTATGAGTATTATTCCTTTCTCAATTTTAGGAGTTTTAATAGGTCATAAAATAATGGGATTAAATCTATCAATGCCTTCAATGATTGGAGCTTTAGGGCTTGCTGGAGTTGTTATTAATGATGGTATTATTATGATGACATATCTTAAAAAAGCAAAAACTCTAAATGAGATATTCCAAAGAGCTACAAAAAGATTTAGACCAATTATAATAACTACTGTAACAACACTTATTGGTATGAGTTCACTTATATTCTTCCCAACAGGTCAAGCAGTTATCTTCCAACCAATTGCCATATCACTTGGCTTTGGTCTTTTATGGGGAACAATTTTAAATCTTATATATTTACCAGTTTTATATACAATCACTCACAAACTAAGAAAAAGCAAGGCTTAA
- a CDS encoding bifunctional diguanylate cyclase/phosphodiesterase, with the protein MSLSKQLYIIIAFIFFMIFFGNFIISVNNTKAYLQSESITKAQDTATSLGMTLKPLIHDKNSAEIRTIISAIANRGFYKEIRLEDAHFTISESSLIEASSDLDSLDWKIKTINIDKEFGVLEENSSDLEISQELSELENGKTDEDLGFALEEKKYSFIPANDYKNGGNITFNFTVQNDEGQTIDTFASLTINKVIAQALRKEKFDYVPKWFIDLVTIKLEEKYSEISDGWKTTAVIYVSANAGEAYAKLYEQFKGAILYAVVAFIISMIILFVFVQYLLKPLKRIEKLANNIAVGKFDTIKELPWTTEIKNVAIAMNDMSTKIEAIINKLNKNLESITYKLSKDEITSLELKQSFETDMKNMFIHKDDGYVFIIKIFDLASFAKSHTNKEVNDFIKKFANILKSTKLENKKCTSKAYRFFGSEFAMIGKNFTYEDAVLFTKKLKENFEKLSNEYNKKDIVHMGATPFNQIGTTPEMLQAANEAYEKATIIGSNEAHIRDKNDLSRDMESWRDLVFDIIENSKFNVKYISDARKLEQGNENTILMQEAFTSAKDKDSNDIPIGTFVSIAERYEKIMQFDMKVIEKVISHIIINNVKHEISINLSLESINNTAFIAWLDKTLALNKSIASQLVFSITAYAAAKDVNKFKFFADEIHKCNAKIIIKRFETKFIALDNIKDFNLDYIRLARDYTNNICNDPSKQSFVEAIAELSSLLNIKVFAENVKEDDDLQTVKKFNLYGASR; encoded by the coding sequence ATGTCTTTATCAAAACAGTTGTATATTATAATTGCCTTTATCTTTTTCATGATATTTTTTGGTAACTTTATAATAAGTGTAAACAACACAAAAGCTTATTTACAAAGTGAGTCTATCACAAAAGCACAAGATACGGCTACATCACTAGGTATGACTTTAAAACCTTTAATTCATGACAAGAATAGTGCGGAAATTAGAACAATAATAAGTGCTATTGCAAATAGAGGGTTTTATAAAGAAATAAGACTTGAGGATGCTCACTTTACAATAAGTGAATCTAGTTTGATTGAAGCTTCTTCTGATTTGGATAGTTTAGATTGGAAAATAAAAACTATTAATATTGATAAAGAGTTTGGAGTACTTGAAGAAAACTCATCAGATTTAGAAATCTCTCAAGAGTTATCAGAACTTGAAAATGGTAAAACAGATGAAGACTTAGGTTTTGCACTTGAAGAAAAAAAATACTCTTTTATTCCAGCAAATGATTATAAAAACGGTGGTAATATCACTTTTAATTTTACAGTACAAAATGATGAGGGTCAAACTATTGATACCTTCGCAAGTCTTACAATAAATAAAGTTATTGCTCAAGCCCTTAGAAAAGAAAAGTTTGACTATGTACCAAAATGGTTTATAGACTTAGTTACTATTAAACTTGAAGAAAAATATAGTGAAATATCTGATGGGTGGAAAACTACAGCTGTGATTTATGTAAGTGCAAATGCAGGTGAAGCTTATGCTAAATTGTATGAGCAGTTTAAAGGGGCTATTCTTTATGCAGTTGTTGCTTTTATAATCTCAATGATAATTTTATTTGTGTTTGTTCAGTACTTACTAAAACCTCTAAAAAGAATTGAAAAACTTGCAAATAATATAGCTGTTGGTAAATTTGATACAATCAAAGAACTTCCTTGGACAACTGAAATAAAAAATGTAGCAATTGCTATGAATGATATGTCTACAAAAATAGAAGCAATTATCAATAAACTAAATAAAAATCTTGAATCAATCACTTACAAACTTTCAAAAGATGAAATCACATCTTTAGAGTTAAAACAAAGTTTTGAAACAGATATGAAAAATATGTTTATTCACAAAGATGATGGATATGTGTTTATTATCAAGATATTTGACTTAGCAAGTTTTGCAAAATCTCATACAAACAAAGAAGTAAATGACTTTATTAAAAAATTTGCAAATATTTTAAAATCAACTAAACTAGAAAATAAAAAATGCACTTCAAAAGCTTATAGGTTTTTTGGTTCAGAGTTTGCAATGATTGGTAAAAACTTCACATATGAAGATGCTGTTTTATTTACAAAAAAACTAAAAGAAAATTTTGAAAAACTTTCAAATGAATACAATAAAAAAGATATAGTTCATATGGGAGCAACTCCTTTTAATCAAATAGGAACAACTCCTGAAATGCTTCAAGCAGCAAATGAAGCTTATGAGAAAGCTACAATTATTGGTTCAAATGAAGCTCATATTAGAGATAAAAATGACTTATCAAGAGATATGGAGTCTTGGAGAGATTTAGTATTTGACATTATTGAAAACTCTAAATTTAATGTAAAATATATCTCAGATGCAAGAAAACTTGAGCAAGGAAATGAAAATACTATCTTAATGCAAGAAGCCTTTACAAGTGCAAAAGATAAAGATAGTAATGATATTCCAATAGGTACCTTTGTATCTATTGCTGAAAGGTATGAAAAAATTATGCAATTTGATATGAAAGTTATTGAAAAAGTAATTAGTCATATCATAATCAATAATGTAAAACATGAAATATCTATTAATCTATCTTTAGAATCTATAAACAATACCGCATTTATTGCATGGCTAGATAAAACTTTAGCATTAAATAAAAGTATTGCAAGTCAATTAGTATTCTCAATTACAGCTTATGCAGCAGCTAAAGATGTAAACAAGTTTAAATTCTTTGCAGATGAAATACATAAATGTAATGCAAAAATAATTATCAAAAGATTTGAAACTAAGTTTATTGCTCTTGATAATATCAAAGACTTTAATTTAGACTATATTAGATTAGCTAGAGACTATACAAATAATATTTGTAATGATCCTTCAAAACAAAGTTTTGTGGAAGCAATTGCAGAACTATCATCACTTTTAAATATAAAAGTATTTGCTGAGAATGTAAAAGAAGATGACGACTTACAAACTGTTAAAAAGTTTAATTTATATGGAGCAAGTAGATAA
- a CDS encoding transglutaminase-like cysteine peptidase, which produces MRKVLLYSSITLFFLLIINSTATSTQFITNSKLKQVKNKYGDRAQKRVELWDKMLQKNQNEKILYKLKNVNDFFNKIKYKTDPRHWRKKDYWATPFEFMGTGAGDCEDFAIAKYFSLRKLGIPEEKLRITYVIYQKRNSKYDQAHMVLTYYHKPGATPIVLDNINKKLKLASKRKDLKPIYSFNASGLWQAKNKGSVKMGRNNLKAWKSLMSRI; this is translated from the coding sequence TTGAGAAAAGTATTACTTTACAGTTCAATCACCCTCTTCTTTTTACTTATAATAAACTCAACTGCAACCTCAACACAATTTATTACAAACTCAAAGCTAAAACAAGTAAAAAACAAATATGGAGATAGAGCCCAAAAAAGAGTCGAACTTTGGGATAAAATGCTTCAAAAAAACCAAAATGAAAAAATACTTTATAAGCTTAAAAATGTAAATGATTTTTTTAATAAAATAAAATATAAAACTGATCCAAGACACTGGAGAAAAAAAGACTATTGGGCAACACCTTTTGAATTTATGGGTACAGGTGCAGGAGATTGTGAAGACTTTGCTATTGCTAAATATTTTAGTTTAAGAAAGCTTGGCATTCCTGAAGAAAAACTTAGAATTACATATGTAATTTATCAAAAAAGAAATAGTAAATATGACCAAGCTCATATGGTTTTAACTTATTATCATAAACCAGGGGCAACACCTATTGTTTTAGACAATATTAACAAAAAACTAAAACTTGCTTCCAAAAGAAAAGATTTAAAACCAATTTATAGTTTTAATGCAAGTGGTCTATGGCAAGCAAAAAACAAAGGTTCAGTTAAAATGGGAAGAAATAATCTAAAAGCTTGGAAAAGCTTAATGAGTAGAATTTAA
- a CDS encoding MFS transporter, whose amino-acid sequence MIKSVLPLSLIIALRFLGLFLVLPVISVYAINLEGATTTLVGIVVGGYALTQMLFQVPFGIISDKLGRKGTIIMGLILFAIGSVVCAISTDIYTLMLGRFLQGAGAIGAVVTAMISDLVKEEQRPKAMATMGMFIGISFAVSMLAGPTIGSALGVESLFYITMALALGSIFVLLKMVPNPPSITHTYNGKTKLSSVLLNANLVKMNITNFLQKGLMTFAFMIIPMVLLRSYEWQMSDLWQVYLPAMIFGFLAMAPAAIIAEKKGKFKEILVIGIALFGISYLVIGLSGSSLVFIIGVVLFFIGFNMHEPIMQSLATKFAKVHQRGLVLGIFNSFGYLGTFLGGLLGGMFFENASLTAIVIAIAIVCVAWAILIITMPNPTKKRFVYLSMDEYNLDKKDNLEHEGIDEWYLNNTERIIAIKYSDEKIDEESIKALLK is encoded by the coding sequence ATGATTAAATCGGTTTTACCACTTAGTTTAATTATAGCCCTAAGATTCTTAGGACTATTTTTAGTTTTACCAGTAATATCTGTATACGCTATAAATTTAGAAGGAGCAACAACTACACTTGTAGGTATTGTTGTTGGTGGTTATGCACTAACACAAATGCTATTTCAAGTTCCATTTGGAATTATAAGTGATAAGCTTGGAAGAAAAGGTACTATTATTATGGGACTTATTCTTTTTGCAATAGGTTCAGTAGTTTGTGCTATATCAACAGATATATATACTTTAATGTTAGGAAGATTTTTACAAGGTGCAGGTGCTATTGGAGCAGTAGTTACAGCAATGATTAGTGATTTAGTAAAAGAAGAACAAAGACCAAAAGCAATGGCTACTATGGGTATGTTTATTGGTATTTCTTTTGCAGTTTCAATGCTTGCAGGTCCAACAATTGGTTCTGCTTTAGGAGTTGAAAGTCTATTTTATATCACTATGGCTTTAGCTTTAGGTTCAATTTTTGTTTTATTAAAAATGGTTCCAAACCCTCCAAGTATTACACATACATACAATGGAAAAACAAAGTTAAGTTCTGTACTTTTAAATGCAAACTTAGTAAAAATGAATATTACAAACTTTTTACAAAAAGGTTTAATGACTTTTGCATTTATGATTATTCCAATGGTTTTATTAAGATCATATGAATGGCAAATGTCTGATTTATGGCAAGTTTATTTACCAGCTATGATTTTTGGATTTTTAGCAATGGCTCCTGCTGCAATAATTGCAGAGAAAAAAGGAAAATTTAAAGAGATTCTTGTAATTGGTATTGCATTATTTGGTATTTCTTACTTAGTTATTGGATTAAGTGGCTCATCTCTTGTATTTATTATTGGTGTTGTTTTATTCTTTATTGGATTTAATATGCACGAACCAATTATGCAATCACTTGCAACAAAATTTGCAAAAGTTCATCAAAGAGGTTTAGTTTTAGGTATCTTTAATTCATTTGGATATTTAGGTACATTCCTAGGTGGATTACTTGGTGGTATGTTCTTTGAAAATGCTTCATTAACTGCTATAGTAATAGCTATTGCAATTGTTTGTGTAGCATGGGCAATATTAATTATTACTATGCCAAATCCAACAAAGAAAAGATTTGTATATCTTTCGATGGATGAATACAACTTAGATAAAAAAGATAACTTAGAACATGAAGGTATTGATGAGTGGTACTTAAACAATACTGAAAGAATTATCGCTATTAAATATAGTGATGAAAAAATTGATGAAGAATCAATCAAAGCTCTTTTAAAATAG
- the rdgB gene encoding RdgB/HAM1 family non-canonical purine NTP pyrophosphatase, whose amino-acid sequence MKIVLASGNKGKIKEIGKLMPNDEVIAFKDILGDIEIVEDKDTFKGNAIKKAKVIYDELEKKGYKNHLVISDDSGLTVPELNNEPGIYSARYAGENASDNENNEKLIKSLKEKNIKRTPAYYTACIAIVYQGNIETVHGWMHGEVIDEQSGNEGFGYDPLFIPKGFDKTLGQLPHEVKKEFSHRSKALNLAKKVLDVII is encoded by the coding sequence GTGAAAATAGTTTTAGCTTCAGGTAATAAAGGAAAGATAAAAGAGATTGGTAAATTAATGCCAAATGATGAAGTTATTGCCTTTAAAGATATTTTAGGTGATATAGAGATTGTAGAAGATAAGGATACTTTTAAGGGTAATGCAATTAAAAAAGCAAAAGTAATTTATGATGAATTAGAAAAGAAAGGTTATAAAAACCATCTTGTAATTTCTGATGACTCAGGACTTACCGTTCCTGAACTGAATAATGAACCAGGAATTTATTCAGCAAGATATGCCGGTGAAAATGCAAGTGATAATGAAAATAATGAAAAATTAATAAAGAGCTTAAAAGAAAAAAATATAAAAAGAACACCTGCATATTATACAGCTTGTATAGCAATAGTCTATCAAGGAAATATTGAAACAGTTCATGGTTGGATGCATGGTGAGGTTATTGATGAGCAAAGTGGAAATGAAGGTTTTGGTTATGACCCTTTATTTATTCCAAAAGGTTTTGATAAGACTTTAGGGCAGTTACCTCATGAAGTGAAAAAAGAGTTTTCTCATAGAAGTAAGGCTTTAAATTTAGCTAAAAAAGTTTTAGATGTAATTATCTAA
- a CDS encoding pyrroline-5-carboxylate reductase — protein MKLTLIGNGVMAQSLAKGLIKNHEVEIIGRDENKLKTIQEKIPGITIKILDDNEDITDKNILFCVKPYALHSVSARLSGKANMLFSILAGTTLDTLKKQIEAKHYVRTMPNVAASVQFSTTTITGDKEAKTTAVEIFSSIGKAIWVNTENQLDIATAIAGSGPAYLALIAEALADGGVKAGLERHTCYELVQGLMEGTSKLLKSNHPAIIKDSVMSPGGTTAAGVSQLEEGAVRDSMIKAVNKAYEKACELGKK, from the coding sequence ATGAAACTAACTTTAATAGGTAATGGAGTTATGGCTCAATCCCTAGCTAAGGGACTTATTAAAAACCATGAAGTTGAAATCATAGGAAGAGATGAAAATAAACTAAAAACTATTCAAGAAAAAATCCCAGGAATTACTATCAAAATTTTAGATGACAATGAAGATATTACAGATAAAAATATTCTTTTTTGTGTAAAGCCTTATGCTTTACATAGTGTATCTGCAAGACTTTCAGGAAAAGCAAACATGCTATTTTCTATTTTAGCTGGAACTACTCTTGATACATTAAAAAAACAAATTGAAGCAAAACATTACGTAAGAACTATGCCAAATGTAGCAGCTTCAGTTCAATTCTCTACTACAACTATTACAGGAGATAAAGAAGCAAAAACTACAGCTGTTGAAATTTTTTCATCAATTGGAAAAGCTATTTGGGTAAATACTGAAAATCAACTAGATATTGCTACTGCTATAGCAGGTTCTGGACCTGCTTACCTAGCTTTAATAGCAGAAGCTTTAGCTGATGGTGGAGTAAAAGCTGGACTTGAAAGACATACTTGTTATGAGTTAGTTCAAGGATTAATGGAAGGAACATCTAAACTTCTAAAATCAAATCATCCTGCTATTATCAAAGATTCAGTTATGTCACCAGGTGGAACTACTGCTGCTGGTGTTTCTCAACTTGAAGAGGGAGCTGTTAGAGACTCTATGATAAAAGCTGTAAACAAAGCATATGAAAAAGCTTGTGAACTTGGGAAAAAATAG
- a CDS encoding outer membrane protein assembly factor BamD, with protein sequence MVTSFKLKNLLFATSLIFIFTACSSKNESSTEYNKPAIYWYNKMVTQLSRGDTDLADDTYTSLESEHRNSPLIPTAILILVNAHIDAEEYALANFYLDEYIKRFALSKNIDYARYLKIKANFLGFTYQMRDQKLIEDTINDIKEYKVKYSSSPYMPLVDTMNARLYMAKALLDEEIAKLYEKKGKEKAAKIYMDRVKESWVDPEDIKPVEVPFYRSIFE encoded by the coding sequence ATGGTAACTAGCTTTAAACTAAAAAATTTATTATTTGCCACAAGTTTAATTTTTATTTTTACGGCTTGTTCTTCAAAAAACGAGTCAAGCACAGAGTACAATAAACCAGCAATTTATTGGTATAACAAAATGGTAACTCAGCTTTCAAGAGGTGATACTGATTTAGCAGATGATACTTATACATCATTGGAAAGTGAGCATAGAAACTCGCCATTAATTCCAACAGCAATACTTATTTTAGTAAATGCACATATTGATGCAGAAGAGTATGCTTTAGCAAACTTCTATTTAGATGAGTATATTAAAAGATTTGCATTAAGTAAAAATATTGATTATGCTAGATATTTAAAAATTAAAGCTAACTTCTTAGGGTTTACTTATCAAATGAGAGACCAAAAACTTATAGAAGATACTATTAATGATATAAAAGAGTACAAAGTTAAGTACAGTTCATCTCCATATATGCCTCTTGTTGATACAATGAATGCAAGATTATATATGGCAAAAGCACTTTTAGATGAAGAGATTGCAAAACTTTATGAGAAAAAAGGTAAAGAAAAAGCAGCTAAAATCTATATGGATAGAGTTAAAGAGTCATGGGTTGACCCAGAAGACATCAAACCTGTAGAAGTACCATTTTATAGATCAATTTTTGAATAA